A single window of Aphidius gifuensis isolate YNYX2018 linkage group LG1, ASM1490517v1, whole genome shotgun sequence DNA harbors:
- the LOC122847685 gene encoding ribosomal RNA small subunit methyltransferase NEP1, translating into MSKLTKKRKNNNDDSEYDPSPKHLHVGHIKNQEKRLIIILDQAQLESVKIGNKFELLNCDDHPHILKKNGRDPGSCRPDIVHQELLMLLDSPLNRAGLLQVYVSTEKNVLIEVNPQTRIPRTFKRFAGLMVQLLHKYSVRSSEGNMRLLKIIKNPVTDHLPTGCRKIGMSFSATNVKHTKDIVPADEPIAIVVGAMAHGQIKADYLEETLSISNYPLSGALTCTKLCSGFEEAWGIF; encoded by the exons ATgagtaaattaacaaaaaaacgtaaaaataataatgacgatAGTGAATATGATCCATCACCAAAACATCTACATGTTGGACacataaaaaatcaagaaaaacgtttaattattattttggatCAAGCACAACTTGAATCTGTTAAG attggaaataaatttgaattattaaattgtgatgATCATCCacatatactaaaaaaaaatggtcgtGATCCTGGAAGTTGTAGACCTGATATTGTTCATCAAGAACTACTGATGCTTTTGGATAGTCCACTTAACAGAGCTGGACTACTTCAAGTATATGTTTCAACTGAAAAAAATGTTCTTATTGAAGTTAATCCACAAACAAGAATACCTAGAACATTTAAAAGATTTGCTGGACTTATGG TTCAATTACTTCATAAATACAGTGTACGTTCATCAGAAGGAAACAtgagattattaaaaatcattaaaaatccAGTGACAGATCATTTACCAACTGGTTGTAGAAAAATTGGCATGTCATTTTCAGCAACAAAtgttaaacatacaaaagacATTGTACCTGCTGATGAACCAATTGCAATTGTTGTTGGTGCAATGGCACATGGACAg ataaaagcTGATTATCTTGAAGAGACACTTTCAATTAGTAATTATC